In Hydractinia symbiolongicarpus strain clone_291-10 chromosome 13, HSymV2.1, whole genome shotgun sequence, a single genomic region encodes these proteins:
- the LOC130623104 gene encoding uncharacterized protein LOC130623104, whose translation MYKKQLGPIRTVLIEVQETDLESYILALDNSFYGLSINKPRRVIYKYGERNKIKHPFNKAHQMAGGDFVSRFLKRRQTLSLRKPEVVSLTKQNLHPYFENLKTVLEKINITPHRIFNVDESGLTCVHKPIKGKRVVATATSGKRGVTTTVVCCSATGSYVPPMRTFKCKRKRPDITEGAPVGTLNEVSYSGLINTELFMAYLKNFAEHTKPTKDDCVLLILDGHRSHTKNIALIDFARDNDIEFVSLPPHTSHKLQLPN comes from the coding sequence atgtataaaaaacAATTGGGTCCTATCCGTACTGTCCTGATTGAAGTACAAGAAACTGATCTGGAATCATATATACTTGCTCTAGACAATTCTTTTTATGGACTATCCATAAATAAACCAAGAAGGGTTATATATAAATATGGTGAAAGGAATAAAATTAAGCACCCTTTTAATAAAGCTCATCAAATGGCAGGAGGTGATTTTGTGTCACGTTTTCTTAAACGCCGGCAGACATTGTCATTACGAAAACCAGAGGTTGTTTCATTGACTAAACAAAACCTCCACCCATATTTTGAAAATCTTAAAACAGTCttagaaaaaattaacattacGCCACACCGAATATTTAATGTCGATGAATCTGGTTTAACATGTGTTCATAAACCAATAAAGGGCAAGCGAGTTGTAGCTACCGCAACAAGTGGCAAAAGAGGTGTAACGACTACCGTTGTTTGTTGCAGTGCTACGGGCAGTTATGTTCCACCAATGAGGACTTtcaaatgtaaaagaaaaaggcCAGATATAACAGAAGGTGCTCCAGTTGGAACACTAAATGAAGTTTCTTATAGCGGGTTGATAAATACAGAATTGTTTATGGCCTACCTTAAGAATTTTGCTGAGCATACTAAACCGACAAAAGATGATTGTGTCCTTTTAATTTTAGATGGGCACAGAAGCCatacaaaaaatattgcacTTATAGATTTTGCACGAGATAATGACATTGAGTTTGTATCCCTTCCACCACACACCTCGCATAAATTGCAGCTTCCTAATTAG